A genomic stretch from Corynebacterium faecale includes:
- the rpmH gene encoding 50S ribosomal protein L34, with translation MAKGKRTFQPNNRRRARVHGFRLRMRTRAGRAIVAARRRKGRQKLTA, from the coding sequence GTGGCAAAGGGCAAGCGGACGTTCCAGCCGAACAACCGTCGTCGTGCACGTGTTCACGGCTTCCGTCTTCGTATGCGTACCCGCGCCGGTCGCGCAATCGTTGCGGCTCGTCGTCGCAAGGGTCGCCAGAAGCTGACTGCGTAG